The proteins below are encoded in one region of Paracoccus sp. N5:
- a CDS encoding helix-turn-helix domain-containing protein yields MVRVGFLLFDGFSNMVLSCLLEPLRAVRDQAGIDIRWQVMTPDGRPVRSSSGLSVAPDDAAAAEFELLVVVAGYGYRDHAGGAGPRRILALARQARIVIGADSGPWLLAAAGLLRGRRATLHWSLLGEFAEAFPEVQADPAPYVMADRFWSCGGAAGALDLILAFIARRFGQANAFVASSMFLHDAGRGEAGPALPGLPRKGTARLRQAMNLMIGSIETPMPLPEIAARCGVSLSKLDRLFRAETGMAPGRYFQMLRLSQARELAASTGLGLREIALRCGYCDAASLSKAYRRAHGHPIRQSTGHTGECGDDPLVSVRA; encoded by the coding sequence ATGGTCCGCGTCGGCTTCCTGCTTTTCGACGGCTTCTCGAACATGGTGCTGTCCTGCCTGCTCGAGCCCCTGCGGGCGGTCCGCGACCAGGCCGGGATCGACATCCGCTGGCAGGTCATGACCCCCGACGGCCGCCCGGTGCGGTCCTCCAGCGGGCTGTCCGTCGCGCCCGACGACGCTGCGGCGGCGGAGTTCGAGCTGCTGGTGGTGGTGGCGGGCTATGGCTATCGCGACCACGCCGGCGGGGCGGGGCCGCGCCGCATCCTGGCGCTGGCGCGGCAGGCCCGCATCGTGATCGGCGCCGACAGCGGGCCCTGGCTTCTGGCGGCGGCGGGCCTGCTGCGCGGGCGACGCGCCACCCTGCACTGGTCGCTGCTCGGCGAATTCGCCGAGGCCTTTCCCGAGGTGCAGGCCGACCCCGCGCCCTATGTGATGGCAGACCGCTTCTGGTCCTGTGGCGGCGCGGCCGGTGCGCTGGACCTGATCCTGGCCTTCATCGCCCGGCGGTTCGGCCAGGCCAATGCCTTCGTCGCCTCGTCGATGTTTCTGCATGACGCCGGCCGGGGCGAGGCCGGCCCGGCCCTGCCCGGCCTGCCCCGCAAGGGCACGGCGCGGCTGCGGCAGGCGATGAACCTGATGATCGGGTCGATCGAGACGCCGATGCCGCTGCCCGAAATCGCCGCGCGCTGCGGGGTCTCGCTCAGCAAGCTGGACCGGCTGTTCCGGGCCGAGACCGGCATGGCGCCGGGCCGCTATTTCCAGATGCTGCGGCTGTCGCAGGCGCGCGAGCTGGCTGCCAGCACCGGGCTGGGCCTGCGCGAAATCGCCCTGCGCTGCGGCTATTGCGACGCGGCTTCGCTGAGCAAGGCCTATCGGCGCGCCCACGGCCACCCGATCAGGCAGTCGACCGGCCACACCGGCGAATGCGGAGACGATCCTCTTGTCTCGGTGCGTGCCTAA
- a CDS encoding 3-keto-5-aminohexanoate cleavage protein encodes MPLAMNRDVFITCAVTGSGGTQDRSPHVPRSPKQIAESAIAAAKAGAAVVHCHVRDPETGAPSRKLDYYREVTDRIREAEVDVVLNLTAGMGGDIVFGNTEAPFPLNAAATDMVGATERMAHVVECLPEICTLDCGTMNFAEADYVMTNTPGMLRAMGGMMTALGVKPEIEAFDTGHLWFAKQLVEEGTLAGPALVQLCMGVPWGAPNDLNTFLAMVNAVPADWTWSAFSLGRDQMPFVGASVLAGGNVRVGLEDNLWLGKGQLATNAQLVERAATIIENLGARVIGPAEVRERLGLVKRAPKGAAA; translated from the coding sequence ATGCCCCTTGCCATGAATCGGGACGTCTTCATCACCTGCGCCGTGACCGGATCGGGCGGCACGCAGGACCGCTCGCCGCATGTGCCGCGCAGCCCGAAGCAGATCGCGGAAAGCGCCATCGCGGCGGCCAAGGCCGGCGCGGCGGTGGTCCATTGCCACGTCCGCGACCCCGAGACCGGCGCCCCCTCGCGCAAGCTGGACTATTACCGCGAGGTGACCGACCGCATCCGCGAGGCCGAGGTGGACGTGGTGCTGAACCTGACCGCCGGCATGGGCGGCGACATCGTCTTCGGCAATACCGAGGCGCCGTTTCCGCTGAACGCCGCCGCGACCGACATGGTCGGCGCCACCGAGCGCATGGCCCATGTCGTCGAATGCCTGCCCGAGATCTGCACCCTCGATTGCGGCACGATGAACTTCGCCGAGGCCGATTACGTGATGACCAACACGCCCGGCATGTTGCGGGCCATGGGCGGCATGATGACCGCCCTGGGCGTCAAGCCCGAGATCGAGGCCTTCGACACCGGCCACCTGTGGTTCGCCAAGCAGCTGGTCGAGGAAGGCACGCTGGCCGGCCCGGCCCTGGTGCAGTTGTGCATGGGCGTGCCCTGGGGGGCGCCGAACGACCTGAATACCTTCCTGGCGATGGTGAACGCGGTGCCCGCGGACTGGACCTGGTCGGCCTTCAGCCTGGGCCGCGACCAGATGCCTTTCGTCGGTGCCTCGGTGCTGGCGGGCGGCAATGTCCGCGTGGGGCTGGAGGACAATCTGTGGCTGGGCAAGGGCCAGCTTGCCACCAATGCGCAGCTGGTCGAGCGTGCCGCGACCATCATCGAGAACCTGGGCGCCCGCGTGATCGGCCCTGCCGAGGTGCGCGAACGCCTGGGCCTGGTGAAGCGCGCGCCGAAAGGAGCCGCGGCATGA
- a CDS encoding carnitine 3-dehydrogenase, translated as MSKAAIIGGGVIGGGWAARFLLNGWDVAVFDPDPQAERKIGEVLANARRALPALYDRALPPEGRLSFHADMAEAVAGAAWIQESVPEVLALKHKILPAIAAAAGPDAVIGSSTSGFKPSELNAAGTHAVVAHPFNPVYLLPLVELVGDGATCARAADILRGIGMFPLILRKEIDAHIADRLLEAVWREALWLVKDGIATTEEIDESIRMGFGIRWAQMGLFETYRIAGGEAGMKHFMAQFGPALSWPWTKLMDVPEFNDELVDLIASQSDAQSGHRSIRELERLRDDNVVGMLRALRRSGSGAGGVLRAHEAQLPDPGERDGLPITGARQVPVTWTDYNGHMNETHYLEAASLATDRFMEMIGADADYIGSGQSYFTVENHIRYLDEIHAGDRLVVTTQVLDGQGKRLHLFHRLWRGEVLAATVETLLLHTDLGTRRTSAPAPAVAAALADWAGRHAAMPAEGAGRFVGQPRS; from the coding sequence ATGAGCAAGGCGGCGATCATCGGCGGCGGCGTCATCGGCGGCGGCTGGGCCGCGCGTTTCCTGCTGAACGGCTGGGATGTGGCGGTCTTCGACCCCGACCCGCAGGCCGAGCGCAAGATCGGCGAGGTGCTGGCGAACGCCCGCCGGGCGCTGCCCGCGCTCTACGACCGCGCGCTGCCGCCCGAAGGCCGGCTGAGCTTTCACGCCGACATGGCCGAGGCGGTGGCGGGCGCCGCCTGGATCCAGGAAAGCGTCCCCGAGGTTCTGGCGCTGAAGCACAAGATCCTGCCCGCCATCGCGGCGGCGGCCGGGCCGGATGCGGTGATCGGCTCGTCGACCTCGGGCTTCAAGCCGTCCGAGCTGAATGCGGCCGGCACCCACGCGGTGGTGGCGCATCCCTTCAACCCCGTCTATCTGCTGCCGCTGGTCGAGCTGGTGGGCGATGGCGCCACCTGCGCGCGGGCCGCCGACATCCTGCGCGGCATCGGCATGTTTCCCCTGATCCTGCGCAAGGAAATCGACGCCCATATCGCCGACCGCCTGCTGGAGGCGGTGTGGCGCGAGGCGCTGTGGCTGGTCAAGGACGGCATCGCCACCACCGAGGAGATCGACGAATCGATCCGCATGGGTTTCGGCATCCGCTGGGCGCAGATGGGCCTGTTCGAGACCTATCGCATCGCCGGCGGCGAGGCCGGGATGAAGCATTTCATGGCCCAGTTCGGCCCGGCGCTGTCCTGGCCCTGGACCAAGCTGATGGACGTGCCCGAGTTCAACGACGAACTGGTCGACCTGATCGCCAGCCAGTCCGACGCGCAATCCGGCCACCGCTCGATCCGCGAGCTGGAGCGGCTGCGCGACGACAATGTCGTCGGCATGCTCCGCGCGCTGCGCCGCTCGGGCAGCGGCGCCGGCGGCGTCCTGCGCGCGCATGAGGCGCAGCTGCCCGACCCGGGCGAGCGCGACGGGCTGCCGATCACCGGCGCGCGCCAGGTGCCGGTGACCTGGACCGACTACAACGGCCATATGAACGAGACGCATTACCTGGAAGCCGCCTCGCTGGCCACCGACCGCTTCATGGAGATGATCGGCGCCGACGCGGATTATATCGGCTCGGGACAGAGCTATTTCACGGTCGAGAACCATATCCGTTACCTGGACGAGATCCACGCCGGCGACCGGCTGGTGGTGACGACCCAGGTGCTGGACGGGCAGGGCAAGCGGCTGCACCTGTTCCACCGGCTCTGGCGCGGCGAGGTGCTGGCCGCCACGGTCGAGACGCTGCTTCTGCATACCGACCTCGGCACCCGCCGCACCAGCGCGCCCGCGCCCGCCGTGGCGGCGGCGCTGGCCGATTGGGCCGGCCGCCATGCCGCCATGCCGGCCGAGGGGGCGGGCCGCTTCGTCGGCCAGCCCAGGTCCTGA
- a CDS encoding GlxA family transcriptional regulator has product MFRRSDRPLGVTILVLPDASLMSLAATLDPLRAANRVSGAECYRWQVVSVDGKPVATSCGLPVQVDGAFRPQQECDLLIVVAAFNVARHVAPAVLAAVRQGARRAALVGGVEAGSWVLARAGLLDQRQATTHWEDLEDFAARFPQLRAIPDRWVIDGPVFTTGGAAPTLDFMLALVRARQGFDAALNVASLYVYEEMRLPSDAQPLVSLGRAGRMESRVAQAIGIMEAHLDSPLPVARIAAQVKCSSRTLEGLFRAIVQTSPAAYYQSLRLQAARRLITDTDLGMAEIAVRTGFASIASLSRAFRRRFGHPPTAARRGSKT; this is encoded by the coding sequence GTGTTCCGGCGCTCTGACCGGCCGCTCGGCGTCACCATCCTGGTGCTGCCCGATGCCTCGCTGATGAGCCTTGCCGCCACGCTGGACCCGTTGCGGGCGGCAAACCGCGTGTCGGGGGCGGAATGCTATCGCTGGCAGGTCGTCTCGGTCGACGGCAAGCCGGTGGCGACCAGCTGCGGCCTGCCGGTGCAGGTCGATGGAGCCTTCCGGCCGCAGCAGGAATGCGACCTGCTGATCGTGGTCGCGGCCTTCAACGTCGCGCGCCATGTCGCCCCGGCGGTGCTGGCCGCCGTGCGGCAGGGCGCGCGGCGGGCGGCGCTGGTCGGCGGCGTCGAGGCCGGCAGCTGGGTTCTGGCCCGCGCCGGGCTGCTGGACCAGCGCCAGGCCACGACGCATTGGGAGGATCTCGAGGATTTCGCCGCCCGCTTCCCGCAGCTGCGCGCCATCCCCGACCGCTGGGTGATCGACGGCCCGGTCTTCACCACCGGCGGCGCCGCGCCCACGCTGGACTTCATGCTGGCGCTGGTCCGCGCCCGCCAGGGCTTCGACGCGGCGCTGAACGTGGCCAGCCTTTACGTCTACGAAGAAATGCGCCTGCCCTCGGACGCGCAGCCCCTGGTCTCGCTGGGCCGGGCCGGGCGGATGGAGAGCCGTGTCGCCCAGGCCATCGGCATCATGGAGGCGCATCTGGACAGCCCGCTGCCCGTCGCCCGCATCGCCGCGCAGGTGAAATGTTCCAGTCGGACGCTGGAGGGGCTGTTTCGCGCCATCGTCCAGACCTCGCCCGCCGCCTATTACCAGTCGCTGCGGCTGCAGGCGGCGCGGCGACTGATCACCGACACCGACCTCGGCATGGCCGAGATCGCGGTCAGGACCGGCTTCGCCTCGATCGCCTCGCTGTCGCGCGCCTTCCGGCGGCGGTTCGGCCATCCGCCGACCGCCGCCAGACGCGGTTCAAAGACCTAG
- the choX gene encoding choline ABC transporter substrate-binding protein — protein MKRKIAVAVLASLAVLPRAEAAEPAACHSPSFSDVGWTDISVTTAMSAMVLQALGYTPEVQILSVAVTFESLKQGDTDIFLGNWMPLQEPIQKPLVDAGQIEVVRPNLEGALIGFAVPAYTHEAGLKTYADIAKFKDQLGGKIYSIEAGSSANSTILQAISDNAFDLGEFELVESSEQGMLAQVQRAIQAEQPILFFGWRPHPMNVRYELAYLTDGNDTFGPDDGAATVLTNTRAGLSAECPNLGKFLSNLAFTVEAEDVMMSYVLDEGLEPKAAAERWLKENPAALDAWLADVTTVAGEPGLPAAKAALGL, from the coding sequence ATGAAGCGCAAGATCGCCGTCGCAGTCCTGGCCTCGCTGGCCGTGCTGCCCAGGGCCGAGGCCGCCGAGCCCGCCGCCTGCCATTCCCCCAGCTTCTCGGACGTGGGCTGGACCGACATCTCGGTGACCACCGCCATGTCGGCCATGGTGTTGCAGGCCCTGGGCTATACACCCGAGGTGCAGATCCTGTCGGTCGCCGTCACCTTCGAATCGCTGAAACAGGGCGATACCGACATCTTCCTGGGCAACTGGATGCCGCTTCAGGAACCGATCCAGAAGCCGCTGGTCGATGCCGGCCAGATCGAGGTGGTGCGCCCGAACCTGGAAGGCGCGCTGATCGGCTTCGCCGTGCCCGCATACACGCATGAGGCCGGGCTCAAGACCTATGCCGACATCGCCAAGTTCAAGGACCAGCTCGGCGGCAAGATCTACAGCATCGAGGCCGGCAGCAGCGCCAACAGCACGATCCTGCAGGCGATTTCGGACAATGCCTTCGACCTGGGCGAATTCGAACTGGTCGAATCCAGCGAACAGGGCATGCTGGCCCAGGTGCAGCGCGCCATCCAGGCCGAACAGCCGATCCTGTTCTTCGGCTGGCGGCCGCATCCGATGAACGTGCGTTACGAACTGGCCTATCTGACCGACGGCAACGACACGTTCGGACCCGACGACGGCGCCGCGACCGTGCTGACCAATACCCGCGCCGGCCTGTCCGCGGAATGCCCCAACCTGGGCAAGTTCCTGTCGAACCTCGCCTTCACGGTCGAGGCCGAGGACGTGATGATGTCCTATGTCCTGGACGAGGGGCTGGAGCCGAAGGCCGCCGCCGAGCGCTGGCTCAAGGAAAACCCGGCCGCGCTGGACGCCTGGCTTGCCGATGTCACCACCGTTGCGGGCGAGCCGGGCCTGCCCGCCGCCAAGGCGGCGCTAGGTCTTTGA
- a CDS encoding SRPBCC family protein gives MPSTIRLHRVIAAKPEKLYRAFIEPDAVASWLPPWGFLCTVHELEARVGGRHRMSFRNFTTGDSHSFGGSYLELIPGQRLVYTDRFDDPNLPGEMTVTVDLKPVSVGTEISIEQQGVPDLIPAEACYLGWQDSLHKLAKLVEPEISQ, from the coding sequence ATGCCCAGCACGATCCGACTGCACCGCGTCATCGCGGCGAAACCCGAAAAGCTCTATCGCGCCTTCATCGAACCCGACGCGGTGGCAAGCTGGCTGCCGCCCTGGGGCTTTCTCTGCACCGTCCACGAGCTGGAGGCGAGGGTCGGCGGCCGGCACCGGATGTCGTTTCGCAACTTCACCACCGGCGACAGCCATTCCTTCGGCGGCAGCTATCTGGAACTGATCCCGGGCCAGCGCCTCGTCTATACCGACCGGTTCGACGACCCCAACCTGCCGGGCGAAATGACGGTCACGGTGGACCTGAAGCCGGTCTCGGTCGGAACCGAGATCAGCATCGAGCAGCAGGGCGTGCCGGACCTGATCCCGGCTGAGGCCTGCTATCTCGGCTGGCAGGATTCGCTGCACAAGCTGGCGAAACTGGTCGAGCCGGAAATCAGCCAATAG
- a CDS encoding glutathione S-transferase family protein produces the protein MTPIITAFARSPDRGQGLARDMRVRWALEEVGQAYDTRLLSFDEMKQPAHLALHPFGQIPTYQEGDLALFESGAILLHVAQRHPGLLPEEANARARAIMWIFASLNTVEPPIAEWEQAAYLERDRPWHQARLPLLEKRIRDRLEQLSRPFGEADWLDGTFSAGDLLMVSVLRRPEGSGMLETFPNLRAYVARGKARPAYRRAFEAQRAVFTASQG, from the coding sequence ATGACCCCCATCATCACCGCCTTCGCGCGATCCCCCGACCGCGGCCAGGGCTTGGCGCGCGACATGCGTGTCCGCTGGGCATTGGAAGAGGTCGGCCAGGCCTACGACACGCGCCTGCTCTCCTTCGACGAGATGAAGCAGCCCGCGCATCTGGCACTGCACCCCTTCGGGCAGATCCCGACCTATCAGGAGGGCGATCTTGCCCTGTTCGAGTCGGGCGCCATCTTGCTGCATGTCGCGCAACGCCATCCGGGCCTCTTGCCCGAGGAAGCGAATGCGCGGGCGCGGGCCATCATGTGGATCTTCGCCTCACTCAACACCGTCGAGCCGCCGATCGCCGAGTGGGAACAGGCCGCGTATCTTGAGCGCGACAGGCCCTGGCACCAGGCGCGCCTTCCCCTGCTGGAGAAGCGCATCCGCGATCGTCTGGAGCAGCTTTCCCGCCCCTTCGGCGAGGCAGACTGGCTCGACGGCACCTTCAGTGCCGGCGACCTGCTGATGGTGTCGGTGCTGCGCAGGCCGGAGGGAAGCGGTATGTTGGAGACGTTTCCGAACCTCCGCGCCTATGTCGCCCGCGGCAAGGCGCGTCCGGCCTATCGGCGCGCCTTCGAGGCACAACGGGCGGTGTTCACGGCATCGCAGGGCTGA
- a CDS encoding oligopeptide/dipeptide ABC transporter ATP-binding protein — protein sequence MTQLLSVRDLKVHFPTANGGTVHAVDGVSFDIRRGQTLGIVGESGSGKTTTALAVMRLAPITGGEIDLDDTPISRIEGEELRRARPRFQMVFQDPFSSLNPRDRVGRIIRQPMDLLGLGEPASRDARVEELLAQVGLRPELKSLYPHQFSGGQRQRIGLARALATKPDLIVFDEPVSALDVAVQAQVLNLIRRLQRETGLTYLFISHDLGVVRHICDEIAVMYLGQIVEKAPAAQIFAAPRHPYTQALIAAAPSLAPEHRRRGGGARLQGDPPSPVNLPKGCRFASRCPIAVEDCRQRMPALRQLAPGQAVACHLA from the coding sequence ATGACCCAGCTTCTTTCCGTCCGCGACCTCAAGGTGCATTTCCCCACCGCGAACGGCGGCACCGTCCATGCGGTGGACGGGGTCAGCTTCGACATCCGTCGCGGCCAGACGCTGGGCATCGTCGGCGAATCCGGCTCGGGCAAGACCACCACGGCGCTGGCGGTGATGCGCCTTGCCCCGATCACCGGCGGCGAGATCGACCTGGACGACACCCCCATCAGCCGCATCGAGGGCGAGGAGCTGCGCCGCGCCCGGCCACGCTTCCAGATGGTGTTCCAGGACCCGTTCTCGTCGTTGAACCCGCGCGACCGGGTGGGGCGGATCATCCGCCAGCCCATGGACCTCCTGGGCTTGGGAGAGCCCGCCAGCCGCGACGCGCGGGTCGAGGAGCTGCTGGCCCAGGTCGGCTTGCGCCCCGAGCTGAAGTCGCTCTATCCGCACCAGTTTTCCGGCGGGCAGCGGCAGCGCATCGGGCTGGCGCGGGCCCTGGCGACCAAGCCCGACCTGATCGTCTTCGACGAGCCGGTCTCGGCGCTGGACGTGGCGGTGCAGGCGCAGGTCCTGAACCTGATCCGCCGCCTGCAGCGCGAGACCGGGCTGACCTATCTGTTCATCAGCCACGACCTCGGCGTCGTGCGCCACATCTGCGACGAGATCGCGGTGATGTATCTGGGCCAGATCGTGGAAAAGGCGCCGGCGGCGCAGATCTTCGCCGCGCCGCGCCATCCCTATACCCAGGCGCTGATCGCCGCGGCGCCCTCGCTCGCGCCCGAGCATCGGCGGCGGGGCGGCGGCGCGCGGCTGCAAGGCGACCCGCCCAGCCCGGTGAACCTGCCCAAGGGCTGCCGCTTCGCCTCGCGCTGCCCGATCGCGGTCGAGGACTGCCGGCAGCGGATGCCGGCCCTGCGCCAGCTTGCCCCCGGGCAGGCGGTGGCCTGCCATCTGGCCTGA
- a CDS encoding ABC transporter ATP-binding protein encodes MTEPVLDIRNLKVDFTTRRGVAHVLDDVSFSVAPGELLAIVGESGCGKSMTALSVLGLIPSPPGKVVGGSILFQGRELTKLRQSEMRRIRGGDIAMIFQEPMTSLNPVFTCGEQIAEAVRLHQKVSPRAAFARAVDMLRAVGIPEPELRARAYPHQLSGGMRQRVMIAMALSCEPKLLIADEPTTALDVTVQAQIFGLLDELRQKTGTAIILITHDMGAVAEMADKVAVMYAGRVIERGPADAVLDDPGHPYTRGLLASIPRVDADPDADLPEIPGIVPALTDLGRGCAFAPRCPLAVEACLAAQPRHVPMSGDHSAACIQLEPREVPA; translated from the coding sequence ATGACCGAACCCGTTCTGGACATCCGCAATCTCAAGGTCGATTTCACCACCCGCCGCGGCGTGGCCCATGTGCTGGACGACGTGTCCTTCAGCGTCGCACCGGGCGAGTTGCTGGCCATCGTCGGCGAATCCGGCTGCGGCAAGAGCATGACCGCGCTGTCGGTGCTGGGGCTGATCCCCTCGCCCCCCGGCAAGGTGGTCGGCGGCAGCATCCTGTTCCAGGGCCGCGAGCTGACGAAGCTGCGCCAGTCCGAGATGCGCAGGATCCGCGGCGGCGACATCGCCATGATCTTCCAGGAGCCGATGACCTCGCTCAATCCGGTCTTCACCTGCGGCGAGCAGATCGCCGAGGCGGTGCGCCTGCACCAGAAGGTCAGCCCCAGGGCCGCCTTCGCCCGCGCCGTCGACATGCTGCGCGCCGTCGGCATCCCCGAGCCGGAGCTGCGCGCCCGCGCCTATCCGCACCAGCTTTCCGGCGGCATGCGCCAGCGGGTGATGATCGCCATGGCGCTGTCCTGCGAGCCGAAGCTGCTGATCGCGGACGAGCCGACGACGGCGCTGGACGTGACCGTGCAAGCGCAGATCTTCGGCCTGCTGGACGAGTTGCGGCAAAAGACCGGCACCGCCATCATCCTGATCACCCATGACATGGGCGCGGTGGCGGAAATGGCCGACAAGGTCGCGGTCATGTATGCCGGCCGCGTCATCGAGCGCGGCCCGGCCGACGCGGTGCTGGACGATCCCGGCCATCCCTATACGCGCGGCCTCTTGGCCAGCATCCCGCGCGTCGATGCCGACCCGGATGCCGACCTGCCGGAGATCCCCGGCATCGTGCCGGCGCTGACCGACCTGGGCCGCGGCTGCGCCTTCGCGCCGCGCTGCCCGCTGGCCGTCGAGGCCTGCCTTGCCGCCCAACCCCGCCACGTTCCCATGTCCGGCGATCACTCGGCCGCCTGTATCCAGCTTGAACCCCGCGAGGTCCCGGCATGA
- a CDS encoding ABC transporter permease, translated as MAEAWDIFRRSPSAMLGLALLILVMAMTFAGPHLYQIDPFEIVWAPLTPPGEEATIPLGTDNLGRDILAGLIAGGRATLAVGFAAAAITMLIGVLVGAYAGFYGGWVDDMLMRVTEFFQVLPPLLFAMVVVTLFQPTLVNVALAIGIVSWPQTARLTRSEFRRIRTLEYVSAMRAIGAGDGNIIWRVILPNALPPLIVSATLTIGMAILFEAGLSFLGLSDPNVMSWGLMIGSGREYLLDAWWVVTLPGAMIFLTVLGVSLVGDGLNDAFNPRMRER; from the coding sequence ATGGCCGAAGCCTGGGACATCTTTCGCCGCAGCCCCTCGGCCATGCTGGGCCTGGCGCTGCTGATCCTGGTCATGGCAATGACCTTCGCCGGACCCCATCTCTACCAGATTGATCCGTTCGAAATCGTCTGGGCGCCGCTGACGCCGCCCGGCGAAGAGGCGACGATCCCGCTGGGCACCGACAACCTGGGCCGCGACATCCTGGCCGGGCTGATCGCGGGCGGGCGCGCCACGCTGGCCGTGGGCTTCGCCGCCGCAGCGATCACCATGCTGATCGGGGTGCTGGTCGGCGCCTATGCCGGCTTCTACGGCGGCTGGGTCGACGACATGCTGATGCGCGTGACCGAGTTCTTCCAGGTGCTGCCGCCCTTGCTGTTCGCCATGGTCGTCGTCACGCTGTTCCAGCCGACGCTGGTCAACGTGGCGCTGGCCATCGGCATCGTCAGCTGGCCGCAGACCGCGCGGCTGACCCGGTCCGAGTTCCGCCGCATCCGCACGCTGGAATATGTCAGCGCCATGCGCGCCATCGGCGCCGGCGACGGCAACATCATCTGGCGCGTCATCCTGCCCAATGCCCTGCCGCCGCTGATCGTCTCGGCCACGCTGACCATCGGCATGGCGATCCTGTTCGAGGCCGGGCTCAGCTTCCTGGGCCTCTCGGACCCGAACGTCATGTCCTGGGGGCTGATGATCGGCTCGGGCCGGGAATACCTGCTGGACGCCTGGTGGGTGGTGACGCTGCCTGGGGCGATGATCTTCCTGACCGTGCTGGGCGTCAGCCTGGTCGGCGACGGGCTGAACGACGCCTTCAACCCCCGGATGAGGGAACGCTGA
- a CDS encoding ABC transporter permease — translation MFRRILRQLLYAAALILAVLVLNFLLIQLAPGDPAEVIAGEMGGASAEVMAAIRQQYGLDKPLLTQLGLYLGRALQGDLGMSYFYNRPVVDLILSRLGPTMLLVATALGFALVVGTRLGMLASRNPRGIASALVTVLSLVGYSAPVFWTGLMLVILFGATIPLFPIAGMIDVVKQGGFLSRILDIAHHLVLPALTLGLVYLAQYSRLTRASMLEVLGADYIRTARAKGVSERQVFGRHAFRNALLPVVTVAGMQFGAIISGAVLVETVFSWPGLGTLAFQSILARDYPTVLGILFFSTLIVIIANLLTDFVSRLLDPRLAGGR, via the coding sequence ATGTTTCGACGTATCCTGCGGCAGTTGCTCTATGCGGCTGCCCTGATCCTCGCTGTCCTTGTCCTGAACTTCCTGCTGATCCAGCTCGCCCCCGGCGACCCGGCCGAGGTCATCGCCGGCGAGATGGGCGGCGCCAGCGCCGAGGTCATGGCCGCGATCCGCCAGCAATACGGGCTCGACAAGCCGCTGCTGACCCAGCTGGGGTTGTATCTGGGCCGCGCGCTGCAGGGCGACCTGGGCATGTCCTATTTCTACAACCGCCCGGTGGTCGATCTGATCCTGTCACGGCTGGGGCCGACCATGCTGCTGGTGGCGACCGCGCTGGGTTTCGCGCTGGTCGTCGGCACGCGGCTGGGGATGCTCGCCTCGCGCAATCCGCGCGGCATCGCCTCGGCGCTGGTCACGGTGCTGTCGTTGGTGGGCTATTCGGCGCCGGTGTTCTGGACCGGGCTGATGCTGGTGATCCTGTTCGGCGCCACCATCCCGCTGTTCCCCATCGCCGGCATGATCGACGTGGTGAAACAGGGCGGCTTCCTGAGCCGGATCCTGGACATCGCCCACCACCTGGTGCTGCCGGCGCTGACGCTGGGGCTGGTCTATCTGGCGCAATACAGCCGGCTGACCCGCGCCTCGATGCTGGAGGTGCTGGGTGCCGACTACATCCGCACCGCCCGCGCCAAGGGCGTCAGCGAGCGCCAGGTCTTCGGCCGCCACGCCTTCCGCAACGCGCTGCTGCCGGTCGTGACCGTCGCGGGCATGCAGTTCGGCGCCATCATCTCGGGCGCGGTGCTCGTCGAGACGGTGTTCAGCTGGCCCGGCCTCGGCACGCTGGCCTTCCAGTCGATCCTGGCGCGCGACTATCCGACTGTGCTGGGCATCCTGTTCTTCTCCACCCTGATCGTCATCATCGCGAACCTGCTGACCGACTTCGTGTCGCGCCTGCTGGACCCGCGCCTTGCCGGAGGACGCTAG